Proteins from a single region of Trichoderma asperellum chromosome 3, complete sequence:
- a CDS encoding uncharacterized protein (EggNog:ENOG41) has translation MRQGAAWVPPMSEIWAHCFRLHIQCIYEDVDSVPMVEEFRQLRKRLKTFEGMLIPGTSKISNSALLDDSASSAEITSQLGSTDSCTDLVSRLEAVASTLDVGDEVYQLLQSHPGEIYGASQCYFDNIHKWMPIMSRKLFYRRLTEFSKTKRPDFAILLLCILLSIHYPTSSTAQEPLYRAVRSIYWYLNASIDASLEMIQAGILLSCYEYGFGMHKECYKTIGLCVRMGHWMDLHNAKPPSNTLQSSDEWIEAAERCNIWWALVIRDRSTLLPEATLSKPFAHCQDSMPSHLPFEAVDLDSSFSRFSEDGVARDKRALGGFGYQAEAWRLFDRTIAFRQRLATAQESDFLGDDKFQLDAELQDLMRTLVDLNKGVKCGFCEPSAVVLVSLLLLHSRHPSVTADALSKGEVGGFPAHCVVASSLAVQTIIRMIVDISQTINTHYRDANVISFPPSYSHVVYRATLELISFHGDMDNTEWATALETLREATWNYGRRWQAAAKNLQVVDNILSSMLSDSPSTFNSFQPMQNDPCLVALLSK, from the exons atgcgaCAAGGCGCTGCCTGGGTGCCTCCAATGTCGGAA ATCTGGGCTCATTGCTTTAGGTTGCATATACAATGTATATACGAGGACGTTGATAGTGTACCCATGGTAGAGGAGTTCCGCCAGCTGAGGAAAAGACTAAAGACGTTTGAGGGGATGCTCATTCCTGGAACGTCCAAAATTTCTAACTCGGCTCTCCTAGATGATAGTGCATCGTCTGCTGAGATAACGAGTCAATTGGGCTCGACTGACAGCTGTACTGACCTCGTTTCGCGTCTCGAGGCGGTAGCCTCGACGCTGGACGTGGGTGATGAAGTCTACCAACTCCTTCAGTCGCATCCAGGAGAGATATATGGGGCATCTCAGTGTTACTTTGACAACATCCATAAATGGATGCCTATCATGTCACGGAAACTATTTTATCGCAGGTTGACGGAATTTAGCAAAACTAAGCGTCCGGATTTTGCGATTCTACTGCTATGCATTCTTTTATCAATCCACTATCCCACAAGTAGCACAGCACAAGAACCGTTATACAGGGCGGTTCGCTCAATTTATTGGTACTTAAATGCCAGTATAGACGCATCCTTAGAGATGATTCAAGCAGGGATTCTGCTTTCGTGTTACGAGTATGGCTTCGGCATGCACAAGGAGTGCTATAAAACTATTGGCCTATGCGTACGCATGGGTCATTGGATGGACCTACACAATGCAAAACCCCCATCCAATACTCTTCAAAGTAGTGACGAATGGATCGAAGCAGCCGAGAGATGTAACATTTGGTGGGCACTGGTCATACGCGATAG GTCAACTTTACTACCCGAAGCCACATTGAGTAAGCCTTTTGCACACTGCCAAGATTCTATGCCGAGCCACCTTCCATTTGAAGCTGTCGATCTCGATTCTTCATTCTCTAGATTTAGCGAAGATGGTGTTGCTCGTGACAAAAGAGCGCTTGGTGGGTTTGGCTACCAAGCAGAAGCATGGCGCTTGTTTGACCGGACAATCGCCTTTCGTCAACGCCTGGCTACAGCTCAGGAATCAGATTTTCTGGGTGATGACAAGTTCCAACTAGACGCTGAGCTCCAAGACCTCATGAGAACTCTTGTCGACCTGAACAAGGGTGTCAAATGTGGTTTCTGCGAACCTTCTGCTGTAGTGCTTGT ATCTCTCCTCCTGCTTCACAGTCGACATCCATCTGTCACGGCAGACGCCTTAAGCAAAGGAGAAGTTGGTGGGTTTCCTGCCCATTGCGTCGTAGCATCGTCTTTGGCTGTCCAGACCATAATCCGTATGATTGTCGACATATCACAAACTATAAATACTCACTACCGCGACGCCAATGTGATATCTTTTCCTCCATCATATAGCCATGTCGTCTATCGTGCTACCTTGGAGCTGATATCTTTTCACGGTGACATGGATAACACGGAGTGGGCTACGGCACTGGAAACGCTACGCGAAGCCACTTGGAACTACGGGAGGAGGTGGCAGGCTGCAG CAAAAAACCTGCAAGTTGTAGACAATATACTTTCCAGCATGCTATCCGATTCTCCGTCCACCTTCAACTCATTTCAACCTATGCAAAACGACCCATGTTTAGTCGCTTTACTTTCTAAATAG
- a CDS encoding uncharacterized protein (EggNog:ENOG41) has protein sequence MASTFASPMNAERPTSRAGNVCLSCRRKKKKCDKALPGCLQCRKLHIQCIYEDVDSVPMVEEFRQLRKRLKTFEGMLIPGTSKISNSALLDDSASSAEITSQLGSTDSCTDLVSRLEAVASTLDVGDEVYQLLQSHPGEIYGASQCYFDNIHKWMPIMSRKLFYRRLTEFSKTKRPDFAILLLCILLSIHYPTSSTAQEPLYRAVRSIYWYLNASIDASLEMIQAGILLSCYEYGFGMHKECYKTIGLCVRMGHWMDLHNAKPPSNTLQSSDEWIEAAERCNIWWALVIRDRSTLLPEATLSKPFAHCQDSMPSHLPFEAVDLDSSFSRFSEDGVARDKRALGGFGYQAEAWRLFDRTIAFRQRLATAQESDFLGDDKFQLDAELQDLMRTLVDLNKGVKCGFCEPSAVVLV, from the exons ATGGCTTCCACTTTTGCATCTCCTATGAATGCCGAAAGACCCACATCGCGAGCGGGCAACGTCTGTTTGTCCTGCCGgcggaagaaaaagaaatgcgaCAAGGCGCTGCCTGGGTGCCTCCAATGTCGGAA GTTGCATATACAATGTATATACGAGGACGTTGATAGTGTACCCATGGTAGAGGAGTTCCGCCAGCTGAGGAAAAGACTAAAGACGTTTGAGGGGATGCTCATTCCTGGAACGTCCAAAATTTCTAACTCGGCTCTCCTAGATGATAGTGCATCGTCTGCTGAGATAACGAGTCAATTGGGCTCGACTGACAGCTGTACTGACCTCGTTTCGCGTCTCGAGGCGGTAGCCTCGACGCTGGACGTGGGTGATGAAGTCTACCAACTCCTTCAGTCGCATCCAGGAGAGATATATGGGGCATCTCAGTGTTACTTTGACAACATCCATAAATGGATGCCTATCATGTCACGGAAACTATTTTATCGCAGGTTGACGGAATTTAGCAAAACTAAGCGTCCGGATTTTGCGATTCTACTGCTATGCATTCTTTTATCAATCCACTATCCCACAAGTAGCACAGCACAAGAACCGTTATACAGGGCGGTTCGCTCAATTTATTGGTACTTAAATGCCAGTATAGACGCATCCTTAGAGATGATTCAAGCAGGGATTCTGCTTTCGTGTTACGAGTATGGCTTCGGCATGCACAAGGAGTGCTATAAAACTATTGGCCTATGCGTACGCATGGGTCATTGGATGGACCTACACAATGCAAAACCCCCATCCAATACTCTTCAAAGTAGTGACGAATGGATCGAAGCAGCCGAGAGATGTAACATTTGGTGGGCACTGGTCATACGCGATAG GTCAACTTTACTACCCGAAGCCACATTGAGTAAGCCTTTTGCACACTGCCAAGATTCTATGCCGAGCCACCTTCCATTTGAAGCTGTCGATCTCGATTCTTCATTCTCTAGATTTAGCGAAGATGGTGTTGCTCGTGACAAAAGAGCGCTTGGTGGGTTTGGCTACCAAGCAGAAGCATGGCGCTTGTTTGACCGGACAATCGCCTTTCGTCAACGCCTGGCTACAGCTCAGGAATCAGATTTTCTGGGTGATGACAAGTTCCAACTAGACGCTGAGCTCCAAGACCTCATGAGAACTCTTGTCGACCTGAACAAGGGTGTCAAATGTGGTTTCTGCGAACCTTCTGCTGTAGTGCTTGTGTAA
- a CDS encoding uncharacterized protein (EggNog:ENOG41~TransMembrane:1 (i118-135o)), whose product MVEEFRQLRKRLKTFEGMLIPGTSKISNSALLDDSASSAEITSQLGSTDSCTDLVSRLEAVASTLDVGDEVYQLLQSHPGEIYGASQCYFDNIHKWMPIMSRKLFYRRLTEFSKTKRPDFAILLLCILLSIHYPTSSTAQEPLYRAVRSIYWYLNASIDASLEMIQAGILLSCYEYGFGMHKECYKTIGLCVRMGHWMDLHNAKPPSNTLQSSDEWIEAAERCNIWWALVIRDRSTLLPEATLSKPFAHCQDSMPSHLPFEAVDLDSSFSRFSEDGVARDKRALGGFGYQAEAWRLFDRTIAFRQRLATAQESDFLGDDKFQLDAELQDLMRTLVDLNKGVKCGFCEPSAVVLV is encoded by the exons ATGGTAGAGGAGTTCCGCCAGCTGAGGAAAAGACTAAAGACGTTTGAGGGGATGCTCATTCCTGGAACGTCCAAAATTTCTAACTCGGCTCTCCTAGATGATAGTGCATCGTCTGCTGAGATAACGAGTCAATTGGGCTCGACTGACAGCTGTACTGACCTCGTTTCGCGTCTCGAGGCGGTAGCCTCGACGCTGGACGTGGGTGATGAAGTCTACCAACTCCTTCAGTCGCATCCAGGAGAGATATATGGGGCATCTCAGTGTTACTTTGACAACATCCATAAATGGATGCCTATCATGTCACGGAAACTATTTTATCGCAGGTTGACGGAATTTAGCAAAACTAAGCGTCCGGATTTTGCGATTCTACTGCTATGCATTCTTTTATCAATCCACTATCCCACAAGTAGCACAGCACAAGAACCGTTATACAGGGCGGTTCGCTCAATTTATTGGTACTTAAATGCCAGTATAGACGCATCCTTAGAGATGATTCAAGCAGGGATTCTGCTTTCGTGTTACGAGTATGGCTTCGGCATGCACAAGGAGTGCTATAAAACTATTGGCCTATGCGTACGCATGGGTCATTGGATGGACCTACACAATGCAAAACCCCCATCCAATACTCTTCAAAGTAGTGACGAATGGATCGAAGCAGCCGAGAGATGTAACATTTGGTGGGCACTGGTCATACGCGATAG GTCAACTTTACTACCCGAAGCCACATTGAGTAAGCCTTTTGCACACTGCCAAGATTCTATGCCGAGCCACCTTCCATTTGAAGCTGTCGATCTCGATTCTTCATTCTCTAGATTTAGCGAAGATGGTGTTGCTCGTGACAAAAGAGCGCTTGGTGGGTTTGGCTACCAAGCAGAAGCATGGCGCTTGTTTGACCGGACAATCGCCTTTCGTCAACGCCTGGCTACAGCTCAGGAATCAGATTTTCTGGGTGATGACAAGTTCCAACTAGACGCTGAGCTCCAAGACCTCATGAGAACTCTTGTCGACCTGAACAAGGGTGTCAAATGTGGTTTCTGCGAACCTTCTGCTGTAGTGCTTGTGTAA